A DNA window from Mariprofundus aestuarium contains the following coding sequences:
- a CDS encoding flagellar protein FlaG produces MNAININSIASSTATSSAATQPKIQQQKQPVSTEEKAVNSLQQQEKPVDSETVKKLVAQANTQLTAASNQHLSFGYEERLNRLYVQIKDNATGEVVREIPPKKLIEQQAAMSEMIGIILDRSA; encoded by the coding sequence ATGAATGCGATCAATATTAATAGTATTGCTTCATCAACAGCTACTTCTAGTGCCGCAACGCAACCAAAGATTCAGCAACAAAAACAACCAGTTTCAACTGAAGAAAAAGCAGTCAATTCGCTACAGCAGCAAGAAAAACCTGTTGATAGCGAGACCGTTAAGAAGCTCGTCGCGCAGGCGAACACCCAGCTGACAGCAGCATCCAACCAGCATCTGAGCTTTGGTTATGAAGAGCGATTGAATCGGCTCTATGTACAGATCAAGGATAACGCAACAGGCGAAGTCGTGCGGGAAATTCCGCCCAAGAAGCTGATTGAGCAGCAGGCCGCCATGAGTGAAATGATTGGCATCATCCTTGACAGGAGTGCGTAG
- a CDS encoding flagellar protein FlaG, with protein MNEISAISSSSATTSSAIGTAAQQKPLVVSNSKDLDKTLQKQDTPIDNEAIKKAVDQANARLTAASSERLSFGYEERLNRLYVQIKDNATGEVVREIPPKKLIEQQAAMSEMIGMILDRNA; from the coding sequence ATGAATGAAATAAGTGCAATTTCATCTTCATCAGCAACTACTTCTAGTGCCATAGGAACAGCGGCGCAGCAAAAGCCCCTTGTTGTAAGCAACTCGAAAGATTTAGATAAAACACTACAGAAGCAAGACACACCTATTGACAATGAAGCTATTAAGAAAGCCGTTGATCAAGCGAATGCCCGATTGACAGCAGCTTCAAGTGAACGATTGAGCTTTGGTTATGAAGAGCGTTTGAACCGGCTCTATGTGCAGATCAAGGATAACGCAACAGGCGAAGTCGTGCGGGAAATTCCGCCCAAGAAGCTGATTGAGCAGCAGGCCGCCATGAGTGAGATGATTGGCATGATCCTTGATAGGAATGCCTAG
- the csrA gene encoding carbon storage regulator CsrA — protein sequence MLILSRMAGETIMIGNDIRIQVLSSKNGQVRIGINAPRSIPVKREEIINQEKTEVSDDLPAIETPALSKQGSEPI from the coding sequence ATGCTCATCCTCTCTCGCATGGCTGGTGAAACGATCATGATCGGCAACGACATCCGCATTCAGGTGCTCTCAAGTAAGAACGGCCAGGTACGCATTGGCATCAATGCTCCCAGAAGTATCCCCGTTAAACGTGAAGAGATAATCAATCAGGAAAAAACAGAGGTGTCGGATGACTTACCCGCTATTGAGACGCCTGCTTTATCTAAACAGGGTTCAGAACCGATCTAG
- a CDS encoding transglycosylase SLT domain-containing protein: MSPPTIAQPIIQETHLRTNNRMRPVANGQADAFRQSLRTHVNNHKADEANLKRIIHKAAQSNGLDPGLIRAVIQAQSNCDPKAISPAGAQGLMQLMPETAAELGITDAFDPEQNVMGASRYLKSLVDRYDGDMGRALRAYTWGMGNVDRNPNPPPLEVERFVAKVSAAASLGVATERTPTSTLLAEMSAAVQIRPEQTFRLDAVQYKAKRSGVDGIIHQAAQHYKLNPDLIAAVIHTESNFDKNAVSHAGAQGLMQLMPATAAELGVTNPFDPEQNIMGASRYLKGLVERYDGDLRLALAAYNWGMGNLERHPGRLPAETSNYIAKVLALIPTEVKYTVATGEMTPAAEQRSRQVGQEAISPDKISPTIGQATQAYAPDSLRIKTSV; the protein is encoded by the coding sequence ATGAGTCCGCCAACCATAGCCCAACCGATTATTCAAGAAACGCATCTGCGCACAAACAACCGTATGCGCCCGGTTGCAAATGGCCAGGCGGATGCATTTCGTCAATCACTGAGAACCCATGTCAACAACCACAAAGCCGACGAAGCGAACCTGAAGCGAATCATTCACAAGGCAGCGCAATCCAACGGTCTTGATCCGGGCTTGATAAGGGCTGTGATTCAGGCGCAGAGCAATTGTGATCCCAAAGCTATTTCTCCGGCAGGAGCGCAGGGTTTAATGCAGCTGATGCCGGAAACAGCTGCCGAGCTCGGCATCACTGATGCATTTGATCCGGAACAGAATGTCATGGGTGCCAGCCGCTACCTGAAAAGCCTCGTTGATCGCTACGATGGTGATATGGGCCGTGCCCTTAGAGCTTATACATGGGGTATGGGGAATGTGGATAGGAATCCGAATCCACCACCGCTGGAGGTTGAAAGGTTTGTTGCAAAGGTCTCCGCAGCAGCATCTCTGGGTGTCGCAACAGAGCGGACACCCACCAGTACCCTGTTGGCTGAAATGTCAGCTGCTGTCCAAATCAGGCCAGAACAAACGTTCCGGTTGGATGCGGTTCAATACAAAGCGAAGCGAAGTGGTGTGGATGGCATTATTCATCAGGCGGCTCAACACTATAAGCTGAATCCAGACCTGATTGCTGCTGTTATCCATACCGAAAGTAATTTTGACAAAAATGCCGTATCACACGCCGGAGCTCAGGGGCTGATGCAGTTGATGCCAGCTACGGCAGCGGAACTCGGCGTCACAAACCCTTTTGATCCAGAGCAGAACATCATGGGTGCCAGTCGCTACCTGAAGGGGCTTGTTGAGCGCTACGATGGTGACCTGCGCCTTGCTCTTGCCGCTTATAACTGGGGAATGGGGAACCTTGAACGTCACCCCGGCAGGCTGCCTGCAGAGACATCAAACTACATTGCAAAGGTACTGGCCTTGATTCCGACAGAGGTGAAATATACCGTGGCTACAGGTGAAATGACTCCTGCTGCGGAGCAGCGTTCGCGACAGGTGGGGCAAGAAGCAATATCCCCTGACAAAATATCACCAACCATTGGGCAGGCGACACAGGCCTATGCTCCTGATTCTCTTCGGATAAAAACCAGCGTCTGA
- the fliD gene encoding flagellar filament capping protein FliD, which translates to MVSSISGLSSGIDSANIVDQLMKIEGRKVTLLQDKQADELIKQRLISQLDSSLSSLRSKFLELANQANFLVNQSTLGSNTATSADSLLTVTPSSSAATGSHTIKVNQLAAAEKLGSSSAVKDSTGTAITSDTAGLGYTAGTFTIQGKSASAKTIDVASTDSLRDIRDKINQLNTGSDATGVSASILKVGTSDFRLVLAADDTGLTNGVVNLAGTDLDAAGGLANLQLGATAQGNARQTLQAAADASIDVDNITISRESNSISDALAGYTLDLKSADPATTITVNTSIDATAVKGKVQAVVDSYNEVMDFINAQMTFNPDTKTSGPLANESLLRQVKSQLAGSLLTTVSGLASDRNSLAMIGVEPDSKGHLGINSSRLDNLLTTDPNSVRDLFAASGTSDNSALEFLTYGANTVAGSYAVNITAAALQATATGATDLSAGLAGAEQVTITDGSARQAVVNLTNGQSLSSIASALNAEFAATYTEQRQMSTALVTGLGTPATSASLLQDLTDGAGGSLGIVAGDTITIGGTSRFGSAVNYAFTVSDPATDTIADLLASIQVEFGQNITASLNASGQVTITDNQTGDSNLTLSMTANNEGGGSLAFGADTVVQEGRHAMQLTAAASGNFLQLQSNDYGSAESFTVAQSANNLGIIDQTYAGQDVAGTIGGIAATGNGQVLTGSSGNIDGLLLAYSGTATGAIGTMSVNLGLAAQMSSTLEAYTFPVTGLTQMSIDSSVSTYDSLQSQIDSLTLQLGKERERLMSQFLAMERFMSQSNATGAWLGQQINAMSSNQR; encoded by the coding sequence ATGGTGAGTAGCATATCAGGATTGTCGTCAGGCATTGATTCGGCAAACATTGTCGATCAGCTAATGAAGATTGAGGGTAGAAAGGTAACCCTCTTGCAAGATAAGCAGGCTGATGAGTTGATCAAGCAGAGGCTCATTAGTCAACTGGACTCATCACTCTCATCACTGCGTTCCAAGTTTCTCGAACTGGCCAATCAAGCTAACTTCCTGGTAAATCAGTCAACGCTTGGAAGCAACACCGCTACGAGTGCAGATTCACTACTGACTGTAACACCATCATCAAGCGCTGCAACGGGCAGCCACACCATTAAGGTAAATCAGCTGGCTGCGGCTGAGAAACTGGGCTCAAGTTCAGCCGTCAAAGATTCAACAGGCACCGCCATCACTAGTGATACGGCTGGCTTAGGCTACACAGCTGGAACTTTTACCATTCAGGGTAAATCCGCGAGCGCAAAAACTATCGATGTGGCAAGCACGGACTCACTTCGAGACATAAGGGATAAAATCAACCAGTTGAATACGGGAAGTGATGCCACTGGCGTGAGCGCAAGCATTCTCAAGGTTGGAACCAGTGATTTCCGCTTGGTTCTGGCCGCCGATGATACCGGCTTGACCAATGGTGTGGTAAATCTTGCCGGTACAGACCTGGATGCGGCTGGAGGTCTTGCCAACCTACAGCTTGGTGCTACTGCCCAGGGTAATGCAAGGCAAACCCTGCAGGCCGCGGCTGATGCCTCTATCGATGTGGACAACATTACAATTAGCCGTGAAAGCAACTCGATCAGCGATGCCCTTGCCGGCTATACGCTTGATTTGAAAAGTGCCGATCCAGCTACAACCATCACAGTGAATACGTCTATTGATGCGACGGCTGTAAAGGGGAAGGTCCAAGCGGTTGTAGATAGCTACAACGAGGTAATGGACTTCATCAATGCGCAAATGACTTTCAATCCTGATACCAAGACAAGTGGCCCTCTTGCCAATGAGTCTTTATTACGTCAGGTCAAGTCTCAGCTAGCTGGAAGCCTGCTTACCACTGTTTCGGGCTTGGCCAGCGACAGAAACAGCTTGGCCATGATCGGCGTAGAGCCGGACAGTAAAGGACATCTTGGCATCAACTCATCCAGACTGGACAACCTGCTGACCACTGACCCTAACTCCGTACGGGATCTTTTCGCTGCAAGTGGCACGAGCGACAATTCTGCCTTGGAATTCCTAACATATGGAGCGAACACAGTAGCTGGCAGCTATGCAGTGAATATTACAGCTGCTGCCCTGCAGGCTACAGCAACTGGCGCAACAGACCTTTCGGCCGGACTTGCCGGAGCCGAGCAGGTGACCATTACAGATGGATCAGCTCGCCAGGCTGTAGTAAACCTTACCAATGGCCAGAGTTTGAGTAGTATTGCTTCTGCTCTTAATGCTGAGTTTGCTGCAACCTATACAGAGCAGCGCCAGATGAGCACGGCTCTGGTCACCGGGCTTGGTACGCCTGCCACCAGCGCATCGCTGTTGCAGGATTTGACCGATGGCGCCGGTGGCAGCCTTGGAATTGTGGCGGGCGATACCATTACTATTGGCGGCACAAGCCGATTCGGCTCTGCAGTTAACTATGCCTTTACTGTTTCGGACCCGGCAACTGACACTATTGCGGATCTTTTGGCCTCCATTCAGGTGGAATTTGGGCAGAATATTACGGCCAGTTTGAATGCATCAGGACAGGTCACCATTACCGACAACCAGACAGGGGATAGCAACCTTACACTCTCTATGACCGCTAACAATGAGGGCGGCGGATCCCTTGCATTCGGAGCTGATACGGTTGTTCAGGAGGGGCGTCATGCCATGCAACTTACAGCCGCCGCTTCTGGAAACTTCCTGCAACTGCAGAGCAATGATTATGGATCCGCGGAGAGTTTCACGGTTGCACAGTCCGCCAATAACCTAGGCATTATAGACCAGACATATGCTGGTCAGGATGTAGCTGGAACAATTGGAGGAATTGCTGCCACCGGAAATGGACAAGTACTTACCGGAAGCAGCGGCAATATTGATGGCTTATTGTTGGCCTACTCCGGAACAGCCACTGGCGCTATTGGTACTATGTCCGTGAACCTTGGGCTTGCAGCCCAAATGAGCAGCACTCTAGAGGCTTATACGTTTCCTGTTACCGGTCTAACTCAGATGAGTATTGATTCATCGGTTAGTACATATGACAGCCTACAGTCACAGATTGACAGCCTGACCTTACAACTAGGTAAGGAGCGGGAGCGTCTTATGAGCCAGTTCTTGGCGATGGAACGATTTATGTCTCAATCCAATGCTACAGGTGCATGGCTGGGCCAGCAGATCAATGCAATGAGTTCGAACCAGAGATAG
- a CDS encoding flagellin: MSVQTNMGSISALKNMNINSNNMNKSLERLSSGFRINSASDDAAGYAISAKLQGEKGKLEAASQNSLQATAMVKTAESGVNEIENMVRRLQVLATQASSANNGANERTKLAGEAANLLGQIDKIANGVNYNGTKLLDGSGASTTTFQVGAANSANDQVAVDFSADFTTASTGLGITAIDLASASGAAAAIDTLNTALDGLTTDRAAFGAAVNQLSYVSANLATQMEQVSASISTIKDADMAKEMADFTKSQVLVQAGTSMLAQANQSSQNVLSLFR; the protein is encoded by the coding sequence ATGTCCGTACAAACCAACATGGGTTCCATTTCAGCCCTGAAGAACATGAACATCAACTCAAACAACATGAACAAGTCACTGGAGCGCCTGTCTTCGGGCTTCCGGATTAACTCTGCATCAGACGATGCGGCAGGTTATGCGATTTCAGCCAAGCTTCAGGGCGAAAAAGGCAAGCTGGAAGCAGCTTCTCAGAATTCACTTCAGGCAACCGCCATGGTGAAAACTGCTGAATCTGGTGTAAATGAGATTGAGAACATGGTTCGTCGTTTGCAGGTTCTGGCAACTCAGGCTTCAAGTGCGAACAACGGTGCAAATGAGCGCACCAAACTGGCTGGCGAGGCTGCTAACCTTCTTGGTCAGATCGACAAAATCGCCAACGGTGTTAACTACAACGGCACCAAGCTGCTCGACGGTAGCGGAGCTTCCACTACCACCTTCCAGGTTGGCGCTGCAAACAGTGCTAATGACCAGGTGGCGGTTGATTTCAGTGCAGACTTCACTACAGCTTCAACTGGCTTGGGCATTACTGCCATTGACCTTGCTTCTGCCTCTGGCGCTGCTGCAGCTATTGACACCCTCAATACTGCACTGGACGGCCTGACCACAGACCGTGCTGCATTCGGTGCTGCTGTGAACCAGCTGAGCTACGTAAGTGCTAACCTGGCGACTCAGATGGAGCAGGTAAGTGCCTCGATCTCAACCATCAAGGATGCTGACATGGCGAAAGAGATGGCTGACTTCACGAAGTCTCAGGTACTGGTACAGGCTGGCACATCAATGCTGGCTCAGGCCAACCAGTCTTCGCAGAACGTTCTTTCACTGTTCCGTTAA
- the fliS gene encoding flagellar export chaperone FliS, whose translation MTGYQKYRGVQVEGANPLELILLTYDVLIKSLSLAKLAGEENNHAAEADQLSRAIAALVELVTSLDMENGGAIAASLGNLYTYMSRRIMEGSAGDTTAAIDEVLSLANTLREGWQGLADANSAPQARQVNGY comes from the coding sequence ATGACAGGATATCAGAAGTATCGCGGTGTACAGGTAGAAGGGGCTAACCCATTGGAACTTATCCTTTTGACCTATGATGTTTTGATCAAATCCCTGAGCCTGGCCAAGCTTGCAGGGGAAGAGAACAACCATGCAGCCGAAGCGGATCAACTTTCACGAGCAATTGCAGCGCTGGTTGAGCTTGTTACCAGCCTCGACATGGAGAATGGTGGTGCAATAGCCGCCAGCTTAGGCAACCTCTACACCTATATGAGTCGCAGAATCATGGAGGGTAGCGCCGGCGACACAACTGCTGCCATTGATGAGGTGCTATCACTAGCAAATACCCTGCGGGAAGGGTGGCAGGGCTTGGCCGACGCTAACTCAGCCCCCCAAGCAAGACAGGTTAATGGTTATTAA
- the fliS gene encoding flagellar export chaperone FliS: protein MTGYQKYRGVQVEGANPLELVLLTYDVLIKSLNLAKFAGEEKNYAAEAQNLSRAIEALVELVTSLDSENGGTIASSLGSLYAYMNRRLIEANAGGDIAEAIDEVLALANTLREGWQGLADGNSPSQSRQVNGY, encoded by the coding sequence ATGACAGGATATCAAAAATATCGCGGCGTTCAGGTAGAGGGTGCCAACCCGCTTGAGTTGGTGCTTTTGACTTATGATGTTTTGATTAAGTCATTGAACCTTGCCAAGTTCGCAGGTGAGGAGAAAAACTATGCCGCGGAGGCACAAAACCTTTCTCGCGCAATAGAAGCACTTGTCGAGCTTGTTACAAGTCTGGATTCAGAAAATGGAGGAACAATCGCTAGCAGCCTAGGCAGCCTTTATGCCTATATGAACCGAAGGCTCATAGAAGCTAATGCTGGCGGTGACATTGCAGAAGCTATTGATGAGGTGTTGGCACTTGCAAACACCCTTCGCGAAGGGTGGCAGGGGCTTGCTGACGGCAATTCACCCTCCCAGTCAAGACAGGTCAATGGTTATTAA
- a CDS encoding flagellin, whose translation MSVQTNMGSISALKNMNINSSNMNKSLERLSSGFRINSASDDAAGYAISAKLQGEKGKLEAASQNSLQATAMVKTAESGVNEIENMVRRLQVLATQASSANNGSNERTKLAGEAANLLGQIDKIANGVNYNGTKLLDGSGASTTTFQVGAANSANDQVAVDFSADFTTASTGLGITAIDLASASGAAAAIDTLNTALDGLTTDRAAFGAAVNQLSYVSANLATQMEQVSASISTIKDADMAKEMADFTKSQVLVQAGTSMLAQANQSSQNVLSLFR comes from the coding sequence ATGTCCGTACAAACCAACATGGGTTCAATCTCAGCCCTGAAGAACATGAACATCAACTCGTCAAACATGAACAAGTCACTGGAGCGCTTGTCTTCGGGCTTCCGGATTAACTCTGCATCAGACGATGCAGCAGGTTATGCGATTTCAGCTAAGCTTCAGGGCGAAAAAGGCAAGCTGGAAGCAGCTTCTCAGAATTCACTTCAGGCAACCGCCATGGTGAAAACTGCTGAATCTGGTGTAAATGAGATTGAGAACATGGTTCGTCGTTTGCAGGTTCTGGCAACTCAGGCTTCAAGTGCGAACAACGGTTCAAATGAGCGCACCAAGCTGGCTGGCGAGGCTGCTAACCTTCTTGGTCAGATCGACAAAATCGCCAACGGTGTTAACTACAACGGCACCAAGCTGCTCGACGGTAGCGGAGCTTCCACTACCACCTTCCAGGTTGGCGCTGCAAACAGTGCTAATGACCAGGTGGCGGTTGATTTCAGTGCAGACTTCACTACAGCTTCAACTGGCTTGGGCATTACTGCCATTGACCTTGCTTCTGCCTCTGGCGCTGCTGCAGCTATTGACACCCTCAATACTGCACTGGACGGCCTGACCACAGACCGTGCTGCATTCGGTGCTGCTGTGAACCAGCTGAGCTACGTAAGTGCTAATCTGGCGACTCAGATGGAGCAGGTAAGTGCCTCGATCTCAACCATCAAGGATGCCGACATGGCGAAAGAGATGGCTGACTTCACGAAGTCTCAGGTACTGGTGCAGGCTGGCACATCAATGCTGGCTCAGGCCAACCAGTCTTCGCAGAACGTTCTTTCACTGTTCCGTTAA
- a CDS encoding flagellin, whose translation MSVQTNMGSISALKNMNINSSNMNKSLERLSSGFRINSASDDAAGYAISAKLQGEKGKLEAASQNSLQATAMVKTAESGVNEIENMVRRLQVLATQASSANNGSNERTKLAGEAANLLGQIDKIANGVNYNGTKLLDGSGASTTTFQVGAANSANDQVAVDFSADFTTASTGLGITAIDLASASGAAAAIDTLNTALDGLTTDRAAFGAAVNQLSYVSANLATQMEQVSASISTIKDADMAKEMADFTKSQVLVQAGTSMLAQANQSSQNVLSLFR comes from the coding sequence ATGTCCGTACAAACCAACATGGGTTCAATCTCAGCCCTGAAGAACATGAACATCAACTCGTCAAACATGAACAAGTCACTGGAGCGCTTGTCTTCGGGCTTCCGGATTAACTCTGCATCAGACGATGCAGCAGGTTATGCGATTTCAGCTAAGCTTCAGGGCGAAAAAGGCAAGCTGGAAGCAGCTTCTCAGAATTCACTTCAGGCAACCGCCATGGTGAAAACTGCTGAATCTGGTGTAAATGAGATTGAGAACATGGTTCGTCGTTTGCAGGTTCTGGCAACTCAGGCTTCAAGTGCGAACAACGGTTCAAATGAGCGCACCAAGCTGGCTGGCGAGGCTGCTAACCTTCTTGGTCAGATCGACAAAATCGCCAACGGTGTTAACTACAACGGCACCAAGCTGCTCGACGGTAGCGGAGCTTCCACTACCACCTTCCAGGTTGGCGCTGCAAACAGTGCTAATGACCAGGTGGCGGTTGATTTCAGTGCAGACTTCACTACAGCTTCAACTGGCTTGGGCATTACTGCCATTGACCTTGCTTCTGCCTCTGGCGCTGCTGCAGCTATTGACACCCTCAATACTGCACTGGACGGCCTGACCACAGACCGTGCTGCATTCGGTGCTGCTGTGAACCAGCTGAGCTACGTAAGTGCTAATCTGGCGACTCAGATGGAGCAGGTAAGTGCCTCGATCTCAACCATCAAGGATGCCGACATGGCGAAAGAGATGGCTGACTTCACGAAGTCTCAGGTTCTGGTGCAGGCTGGCACATCAATGCTGGCTCAGGCCAACCAGTCTTCGCAGAACGTTCTTTCACTGTTCCGTTAA